The sequence TCGGAGACAGGATAATAAATGAGTGAGAAATTAAGAAAATCGAGGGAAATATAAAAAGTGATTCCGAGACTATACTTTAAGTTTATTTACACAAGCCTTATTTTTTTCCTCGGAATTTTTCTGTCAGCTTGTTCAATTTCATACGGTGATGCCATAAAAAAATATGAGGCGACGCCTATATGTTGTAATTCTATGAACCAGTTTAAATATGAATTACTTAATGTTGAAGATTCAAGAAGTTTTAAATTGAACGAAAAATGTGAAGCCTTCCTGTTTGATACTGGCAAAAGTTATTTTAAAGCCTTTGAGGTACCCCGGACTGGATATCCTTACTATCTTCTAATTAAGAGTTATATGCTTGGGGACCATATTAGAAATGCCCATATCTTTATCCCTTATGTGCTCACGCTGGATGAGAAATATCATATTGTAAGGTCAACGATTCCCTATAATATTCGGTTAAGAAAAGCCGGATTTATGGAAACAATGAAGGAAACAGGTGGTCTCGGAAGAAAGCTTGAAGGCTTTATACAGTTTACAGAGGCTGACAAGAATGAAAAATACATTATTATTTTAACAACCGAATTCTTGCTCAAAGAGAAGCTCTTGAAACCTTACAGAACAAATATTCCAGTTATTTTACCCGGTCTCGTGACCATACTTCCTGGACATAAAGAGTTGGCCTTAATACCTGCATCTCCAATGGGCCACCTGAATGTTTCTTTAGTTTCTGGATTCCCTAAAGATTTTATTATAATAGATTATAGAGAAAAGGCATTTACAATTTTTATCATGATCCCTGAGGAAGGTATCGAGAAGGTTAAGGAAAATATTAAAGATAAAAAAGACATTGACATTCTGTCTCTGGAAGAATTTACTACTAATTTACATAATTTTATAGAATCACGCATTATTAAGAATGAATATAAAGATTCGAAAATTGAACAGATAGTACTTAACTATTTATATAAACATCCTGGTTTCCCCCTTGGTGTTGCGTGGAACGGTGGCTTAGTCATTACTAAAGATGATGCTGAATATGCGAAATCAATGCATCAGCTATATATTAACAATCCTGCAGAATATGAACGCAGTAAAATTCAAGAGTCCCCTAATGATCCACTCAATCCACAGAGGATTATTGATACGCATTTTGGTCCGATCTTCGAGTGGTGAGAGTAGAAAGTGACAATGGTCATCTTTATTTTTGAACATTGATTAGTTTTGGCTGTGCTGAGAATGGGTTTGACAGATTAAAAAAGTATACAGCAATGAATCGCTTACATTACTGGAGGATAAAACACTTGAATGGATTTACATAGAAGTATTGACATTACCCCATCAAAGCAAATGATTGACATAAAGGAATATTATATTCTAAAATAATTTAGAAACTTTGAAACAGGAGGGAGATATGCCAATTTATGAATATCTATGTAATAGATGTAAAGCAGAGTTCATGATGCTTCAGAAGATGGGTACTTCTGAAAGGGATACAGAATGCCCTAAATGCGGTTCAAAGGATGTAAAGAAGAAACTCTCTTCTTTTAGCTGTTCTTTTAGCGGTGGTTACGGTCTCAGCTCATCCGGTGGATTTTCTGGCGGTACCTGAGGTATTTCATCTTGCTGAGCAGTTGCTCAGCATTTTTTATCTGTAATTCGTAAATTGAAGTGCTATCCCGAAATCCCTTTCTTTTAATTTTGCTATGATGGACTGAAGATCATCTATCTTTTTTCCTTTAACACGAACCTGATCCTTCTGTATTTCAGCACTCACCTTGAGCTTTAGGTCTTTTATAAATTTAACTATCTCCTTTGCCTTTTCCTGAGGTATTCCCTGCTGGATGATCACGACCTGTCTGACTGTATTCCCCGATGCAGGCTCTATCCTGCCATAATTGAGGGATTTAAGTGGAACACCTCTTTTTACTAATTTTGACTGAAGGATATCTATTACACTCGTAAGTTTCTGTTCATCATCTGATATAAGGGTTATTGTTGAGCCCTTTTTGTCAAGGGTAATGGAGCTTTTACTTCCTTTGAAATCAAATCTCTGACCGATCTCCTTCATTGCCTGGTCAACGGCATTTGATACTTCCTGGATATCAACAACACTCACTATATCAAAGGAATGCTCTTCAGCCATATATTTGCTCCTCCCTTGATAGCTCAAGAAAGATTTCACCTTCAATGAGGTTGTGATATAAATTTACATTTTTTGTCATATTGAGTGCAAGGTCAAGCAGCTCCCGGGGATCATAATAGATGAGCTCTCTATCCTTATTTTTTGCATATATGCTAGGACAGTTAAATAAAAGGGTTCTTTCAGTATGATTGAATAATTTCTCTATGC comes from Thermodesulfovibrionales bacterium and encodes:
- a CDS encoding MalM family protein, which translates into the protein MNQFKYELLNVEDSRSFKLNEKCEAFLFDTGKSYFKAFEVPRTGYPYYLLIKSYMLGDHIRNAHIFIPYVLTLDEKYHIVRSTIPYNIRLRKAGFMETMKETGGLGRKLEGFIQFTEADKNEKYIIILTTEFLLKEKLLKPYRTNIPVILPGLVTILPGHKELALIPASPMGHLNVSLVSGFPKDFIIIDYREKAFTIFIMIPEEGIEKVKENIKDKKDIDILSLEEFTTNLHNFIESRIIKNEYKDSKIEQIVLNYLYKHPGFPLGVAWNGGLVITKDDAEYAKSMHQLYINNPAEYERSKIQESPNDPLNPQRIIDTHFGPIFEW
- a CDS encoding zinc ribbon domain-containing protein, with product MPIYEYLCNRCKAEFMMLQKMGTSERDTECPKCGSKDVKKKLSSFSCSFSGGYGLSSSGGFSGGT
- a CDS encoding YajQ family cyclic di-GMP-binding protein, with translation MAEEHSFDIVSVVDIQEVSNAVDQAMKEIGQRFDFKGSKSSITLDKKGSTITLISDDEQKLTSVIDILQSKLVKRGVPLKSLNYGRIEPASGNTVRQVVIIQQGIPQEKAKEIVKFIKDLKLKVSAEIQKDQVRVKGKKIDDLQSIIAKLKERDFGIALQFTNYR